The proteins below are encoded in one region of Nitrospira sp.:
- a CDS encoding DUF389 domain-containing protein has protein sequence MKYVEVVADAGSARTVSGVAIKCDALDVRLGAVGEDGMQSMRLLVADDKVQSVLDALQTILGAQPSARIVTLPVEIALPKATEEERKKEASATAARESLYHNVSKNSRLDANFLVLVVLSTAVAAIGLIENNVAVVIGAMVIAPLLGPNLAFGLSTALGDVSLMRKAALTTTTGILLAVGLSTMIGTLWPFDVSGPELAARTHAGLDSVALALASGAAAALSLTTGLSSVLVGVMVAVALLPPAVTLGLMVGHGEINLGINAGLLLVTNVVCINLSSKVVFFIKGIRPRTWYEKEKAHRAMTIYVFMWFLTLVLLVFLIYSRQALPISQPRGETGTRVLPTRA, from the coding sequence ATGAAATACGTGGAGGTCGTGGCGGATGCGGGGAGCGCCCGCACGGTGTCAGGCGTTGCGATCAAGTGTGACGCGCTCGATGTCCGACTCGGCGCCGTGGGCGAGGATGGCATGCAGTCGATGCGCCTGTTGGTCGCCGACGACAAGGTCCAGTCCGTTCTGGATGCCCTGCAAACGATTCTCGGCGCGCAACCAAGCGCACGAATCGTCACCCTCCCGGTGGAAATTGCTCTGCCCAAAGCTACGGAAGAGGAGCGAAAGAAAGAAGCGTCTGCGACGGCGGCCCGGGAATCGCTTTATCACAATGTCAGCAAGAACTCTCGCCTGGACGCGAACTTTCTCGTCCTCGTCGTGCTGTCCACGGCCGTGGCGGCGATTGGTCTCATTGAAAACAACGTCGCGGTCGTGATTGGCGCGATGGTTATCGCGCCCCTCCTGGGTCCGAATTTGGCCTTTGGTCTGAGCACCGCGTTGGGCGACGTGTCCCTCATGCGGAAGGCGGCGCTTACCACCACGACCGGCATCCTGCTGGCCGTCGGCCTATCGACGATGATCGGAACCCTCTGGCCGTTTGACGTGTCGGGGCCGGAGCTGGCCGCCCGCACCCACGCCGGGCTCGATTCCGTTGCGCTCGCACTGGCCAGCGGAGCTGCGGCGGCGTTGTCTCTTACGACGGGCCTGTCGAGCGTCCTGGTGGGTGTGATGGTCGCCGTCGCGCTGTTGCCGCCTGCCGTGACGCTGGGACTTATGGTGGGCCATGGTGAGATCAACCTCGGGATCAACGCAGGATTGTTACTGGTCACCAATGTGGTGTGCATCAACCTCTCGAGCAAGGTGGTGTTCTTTATCAAAGGCATTCGGCCACGAACCTGGTATGAAAAGGAGAAGGCGCATCGCGCCATGACCATCTATGTATTCATGTGGTTCCTGACGCTCGTCCTGCTGGTATTTCTGATCTATAGCCGCCAGGCCTTGCCGATTTCACAGCCGAGAGGAGAAACGGGAACGAGAGTTCTGCCCACCAGGGCCTAG